Proteins found in one Elusimicrobiota bacterium genomic segment:
- the ftcD gene encoding glutamate formimidoyltransferase: MKLVECVPNFSEGRDKAKVQKVVDAAKSAGVTILDVETDADHHRCVLSFVGAPDACVEACFRVAKTAMELIDLNVHKGEHPRMGAVDVIPFIPVAGVTIEDCVKLAEKLAARVGGELKIPTYLYDHAARRPERKDLANVRKGQFEGLKELIGRDETRTPDFGPNAIHPTAGAVAVGARQQIVNFNLNLDIHDMAAGKDIAKRLRASGGGLPAVRGKEIDLAARKQVQISTVLTDYKKSSMAKVLGTAMGLADEHKAKIKSTEIVGLLPRQALVDFAIETLQLENFNPDVQILENRLEAVGALGGATDWMAAGRLVAEALSNTDATPGGGSAAAVSGAMGCGLGEMAIGITLKSKKLDEAKRAPLTAAHKALGEMRATFDKLAADDAAAFDLFMAAMSLPKDDASRPAKMQAALVHAAEVPLKTAQIAAGALAVAKQASPLAGAAVASDINCAIHLLRAAAQCAAENVRINLGGIKDPSAAKGLESSLEKTLAACA; the protein is encoded by the coding sequence ATGAAGCTGGTTGAATGCGTGCCCAATTTCTCGGAAGGACGCGATAAGGCGAAGGTGCAGAAGGTCGTGGACGCGGCGAAGTCGGCCGGGGTCACCATACTGGACGTCGAGACGGACGCGGACCATCATAGATGCGTCCTTTCGTTCGTGGGAGCGCCGGACGCGTGCGTGGAGGCGTGCTTCCGCGTGGCGAAGACGGCCATGGAGCTCATCGACCTCAACGTCCACAAGGGCGAGCACCCGCGCATGGGCGCCGTCGACGTGATCCCGTTCATCCCGGTCGCGGGCGTGACGATCGAGGACTGCGTGAAGCTGGCCGAGAAGCTGGCGGCGCGCGTCGGCGGCGAGCTCAAGATCCCCACCTACCTTTATGACCACGCCGCCCGGCGGCCGGAGCGCAAGGACCTGGCCAACGTGCGCAAGGGGCAGTTCGAGGGCCTGAAGGAGCTGATCGGCAGGGACGAGACCCGCACGCCCGACTTCGGGCCGAACGCGATCCACCCGACGGCCGGCGCGGTGGCGGTCGGGGCGCGCCAGCAGATCGTGAACTTCAACCTCAACCTCGACATCCACGACATGGCCGCCGGCAAGGACATCGCCAAGCGCCTGCGCGCCTCCGGCGGCGGCCTGCCCGCGGTGCGGGGCAAAGAGATCGACCTGGCCGCGCGCAAGCAGGTGCAGATCTCGACGGTCCTGACCGACTACAAGAAGAGCTCGATGGCGAAGGTCCTCGGCACGGCGATGGGCCTGGCCGACGAGCACAAGGCCAAGATCAAGAGCACCGAGATCGTCGGGCTCCTGCCGCGGCAGGCTTTGGTGGATTTCGCGATCGAGACGCTCCAGCTCGAGAATTTCAACCCGGACGTCCAAATCCTCGAGAACCGCCTGGAGGCGGTCGGCGCGCTCGGCGGGGCGACGGACTGGATGGCCGCGGGGCGCCTCGTCGCCGAGGCCCTGTCGAACACGGACGCGACCCCGGGAGGGGGCTCGGCGGCGGCGGTGTCCGGCGCGATGGGCTGCGGCTTGGGCGAGATGGCCATCGGCATCACCTTGAAGTCGAAGAAGCTCGACGAGGCCAAGCGCGCCCCGCTGACGGCCGCGCACAAGGCCCTGGGCGAGATGCGCGCCACCTTCGACAAGCTCGCGGCGGACGACGCGGCCGCCTTCGACCTGTTCATGGCGGCGATGTCGCTTCCCAAGGACGACGCGTCGCGGCCCGCGAAGATGCAGGCCGCGCTCGTGCACGCGGCCGAGGTGCCGCTGAAGACCGCGCAGATCGCGGCCGGGGCGCTGGCCGTCGCCAAGCAGGCGTCCCCGCTGGCCGGCGCGGCCGTGGCCTCCGACATCAACTGCGCGATCCATCTGCTCAGGGCCGCGGCGCAGTGCGCGGCGGAGAACGTGCGCATCAACCTCGGGGGCATCAAGGACCCGTCGGCGGCGAAGGGCCTGGAAAGCAGCCTCGAGAAGACATTGGCGGCCTGCGCCTAG
- the mgtE gene encoding magnesium transporter, protein MDAASSVISRFIDVDPQQAALALESLSPRGAASVVRALPPETAARLLARAHPQSEAAIYEYLVPEPAATLLGLADADDAADAFRALTDESRRALLASLTPERRRELEERLSYPEHSAGQVMRTDVVAFSKDARVRDVVARLKTITATKHPQSYAYVVDDHRRLLGVLNMRDLLLAEDDARVETIMRVDVVSVPAHIDREELIAEPRVKGYLSIPVVDAQGRLLGAVRTSDLLESSQEEATEDLQRLFGASAEERAFTPMLFKVRQRLPWLTVNLATAFLASAVVAMFQDLIGKIAVLAVFLPIVAGQGGNAGIQSLSVVIRGLVIGEVRLRDALRLTMLEISVGLVNGVVIGIVTALGAWFWNGNPWMGLVLGLAMVVNMIGAGLAGAVIPLGMKRLGFDPAQSSGIFLTTVTDVVGFFAFLGFATLFQARLLPR, encoded by the coding sequence ATGGACGCCGCCTCCTCCGTCATCTCGCGCTTCATCGACGTCGACCCGCAGCAGGCGGCGCTCGCGCTCGAGTCGCTGTCGCCGCGCGGCGCCGCCTCGGTCGTGCGCGCCCTGCCGCCGGAGACCGCGGCGCGCCTGCTCGCCCGCGCGCACCCGCAGTCGGAGGCCGCGATCTACGAGTACCTGGTCCCCGAGCCCGCCGCGACCTTGCTCGGCCTGGCCGACGCCGACGACGCGGCCGACGCCTTCCGCGCGCTCACCGACGAGTCCCGCCGCGCCCTGCTCGCCTCGCTGACCCCGGAGCGGCGCCGCGAGCTCGAGGAGCGCCTGTCCTACCCCGAGCACAGCGCGGGCCAGGTGATGCGCACCGACGTCGTCGCCTTCTCCAAGGACGCGCGCGTGCGCGACGTCGTCGCCCGCCTGAAGACGATCACCGCCACGAAGCACCCGCAGAGCTACGCCTACGTCGTCGACGACCACCGCCGCCTGCTCGGCGTGCTCAACATGCGCGACCTGCTGCTCGCCGAGGACGACGCGCGCGTGGAGACCATCATGCGCGTCGACGTGGTCTCCGTGCCCGCGCACATCGACCGCGAGGAGCTGATCGCCGAGCCGAGGGTGAAGGGCTACCTGTCGATCCCCGTCGTCGACGCGCAGGGCCGCCTGCTCGGCGCCGTGCGCACCTCCGACCTCCTCGAGTCCTCCCAGGAGGAGGCGACCGAGGACCTGCAGAGACTCTTCGGCGCGAGCGCCGAGGAGCGCGCGTTCACCCCGATGCTCTTCAAGGTGCGCCAGCGCCTGCCGTGGCTCACCGTCAACCTGGCCACCGCCTTCCTCGCCTCGGCCGTCGTCGCGATGTTCCAGGACCTGATCGGGAAGATCGCGGTGCTCGCCGTCTTCCTGCCCATCGTCGCCGGCCAGGGCGGCAATGCCGGCATCCAGTCGCTCTCCGTCGTCATCCGCGGCCTCGTCATCGGCGAGGTGCGCTTGCGCGACGCGCTCCGCCTGACCATGCTCGAGATCTCCGTCGGCCTGGTCAACGGCGTCGTCATCGGTATCGTCACCGCGCTGGGCGCCTGGTTCTGGAACGGCAACCCGTGGATGGGCCTCGTCCTCGGCCTGGCGATGGTCGTCAACATGATCGGCGCCGGCCTCGCGGGCGCGGTCATCCCGCTGGGCATGAAGCGCCTCGGCTTCGATCCCGCCCAGTCCTCGGGCATCTTCCTGACGACCGTCACCGACGTCGTCGGCTTCTTCGCCTTCCTCGGGTTCGCGACGCTCTTCCAGGCCCGCCTGCTCCCGAGATGA
- a CDS encoding GNAT family N-acetyltransferase, with the protein MMTPTIRRAGPPDWVAIKDLCADTGRQGRPVDDDEREAFGEHWIGPYRELRPDWTWVAVVDKKVIGYLTGCPDTLSFEKERRRVFQPQPDSREFFPQAVRLSLWTEHPAHLHMNVSADYRGFGTGAALLRTFFGELRKAGVPSAHVICGPSAAPFWERMAFRTAAVVEAAPGVKLSAMTRPVPGL; encoded by the coding sequence ATGATGACGCCGACGATCCGCCGCGCGGGGCCGCCCGACTGGGTGGCGATCAAGGACCTGTGCGCGGACACCGGACGGCAGGGCCGGCCCGTCGACGACGACGAGCGCGAGGCCTTCGGCGAGCACTGGATCGGGCCGTACCGCGAGCTGCGGCCGGACTGGACCTGGGTCGCGGTCGTCGACAAGAAGGTGATCGGCTACCTCACCGGCTGCCCGGACACCTTGTCCTTCGAGAAGGAGCGCCGGCGCGTGTTCCAGCCGCAGCCCGACTCGCGCGAGTTCTTCCCGCAGGCGGTCCGTCTGAGCCTGTGGACCGAGCACCCGGCGCACCTGCACATGAACGTCTCGGCCGACTACCGGGGCTTCGGCACCGGCGCGGCCCTGCTGCGGACCTTCTTCGGCGAGCTGAGGAAGGCGGGGGTGCCCTCGGCGCACGTGATCTGCGGCCCGAGCGCCGCGCCGTTCTGGGAGAGGATGGCCTTCCGCACGGCGGCGGTCGTCGAGGCGGCGCCGGGCGTCAAGCTCAGCGCGATGACGCGCCCGGTCCCCGGCCTCTAG
- a CDS encoding phosphoenolpyruvate carboxykinase (GTP), which produces MVNIKHAKLKAWVDEVAQICTPDAVVWVDGSEAEKKRLEKRGVARGQLIPLDEEKYPGCFYSRSKSNDVARTEHLTYICTKDKDAVGPTNNWMAPEEGYKKAREILKGSMVGHTLYVIPFSMGPVGSPFSKIGVELTDSIYVVLNMRIMTRIGTAVLEQLGTDGEFVKCLHSKADLDANKRMILHFPEDNTIWSVGSAYGGNALLGKKCLALRIASWQARKEGWMAEHMLILGVEQNGKTEYVVAAFPSACGKTNLAMLIPPEGLKGKGYKIWTVGDDIAWLRVGPDGRLWACNPEAGFFGVAPGTNSKTNPNAIKTMQRNTIFTNVLLGDDLTVWWEDGEGAPPASGTNWEGKPWKPDFKDKDGKPLLGAHPNSRFTAPAGQCPSISPKWEDPKGVPISAVIFGGRRERLAPLVFEALDWAHGVYLGATVASERTAAAEGSVGEIRRDPMAMLPFCGYNMGEYFGHWLEMGRKIPNPPKVFHVNWFRKDAKGKFLWPGYGENTRVLEWILARARGEGKAVKTPIGWLPAPGALDLTGLNLSDGAMDQLLAVKPEEWTAELDSVKPFFEKFADKLPKELWNQFNALKDRLKTKVAA; this is translated from the coding sequence ATGGTCAACATCAAACACGCCAAGCTCAAAGCCTGGGTCGATGAAGTCGCCCAGATCTGCACTCCGGACGCCGTCGTATGGGTGGATGGCTCCGAAGCCGAGAAGAAACGTCTCGAGAAGCGCGGAGTCGCCCGCGGCCAGCTGATCCCTCTCGACGAGGAGAAGTACCCCGGCTGCTTCTACAGCCGCTCCAAGTCCAACGACGTGGCCCGCACCGAGCACCTGACCTACATCTGCACCAAGGACAAGGACGCCGTCGGCCCCACCAACAACTGGATGGCGCCCGAGGAAGGCTACAAGAAGGCGCGCGAGATCCTCAAAGGCTCGATGGTCGGCCACACCTTGTACGTCATCCCGTTCTCGATGGGTCCGGTCGGCTCCCCGTTCTCCAAGATCGGCGTCGAGCTGACGGACTCGATCTACGTCGTCCTGAACATGCGCATCATGACGCGCATCGGCACGGCGGTGCTCGAGCAGCTCGGCACGGACGGCGAGTTCGTCAAATGCCTTCACTCGAAGGCCGACCTCGACGCCAATAAACGGATGATCCTGCATTTCCCCGAGGACAACACGATCTGGTCCGTGGGCTCCGCCTACGGCGGCAACGCCTTGCTCGGCAAGAAGTGCCTGGCCCTGCGCATCGCCTCGTGGCAGGCGCGCAAGGAAGGCTGGATGGCCGAGCACATGCTCATCCTCGGCGTGGAGCAGAACGGCAAGACCGAGTACGTCGTCGCGGCGTTCCCCTCGGCCTGCGGGAAGACCAACCTCGCCATGCTGATCCCGCCGGAAGGCCTCAAGGGCAAGGGCTACAAGATCTGGACCGTCGGCGACGACATCGCCTGGCTGCGCGTCGGCCCCGACGGCCGCCTGTGGGCCTGCAACCCCGAGGCCGGCTTCTTCGGCGTGGCACCCGGGACCAACTCCAAGACCAACCCGAACGCGATCAAGACGATGCAGAGGAACACGATCTTCACGAACGTGCTCCTGGGCGACGACCTGACCGTGTGGTGGGAGGACGGCGAGGGCGCTCCCCCCGCCTCCGGCACCAACTGGGAAGGCAAGCCCTGGAAGCCCGACTTCAAGGACAAGGACGGCAAGCCCCTGCTCGGCGCCCACCCGAACAGCCGCTTCACCGCGCCGGCCGGGCAGTGCCCGTCGATCTCCCCCAAGTGGGAGGACCCGAAGGGCGTGCCGATCTCGGCCGTCATCTTCGGTGGGCGCCGCGAGCGCCTGGCGCCGCTGGTGTTCGAGGCGCTCGACTGGGCCCACGGCGTCTACCTCGGTGCCACCGTCGCCTCCGAGCGCACCGCCGCGGCCGAGGGCTCGGTCGGAGAGATCCGCCGCGACCCGATGGCCATGCTGCCGTTCTGCGGCTACAACATGGGCGAGTACTTCGGGCATTGGCTCGAGATGGGCAGGAAGATCCCGAACCCGCCCAAGGTGTTCCACGTGAACTGGTTCCGCAAGGACGCGAAGGGCAAGTTCCTGTGGCCCGGCTACGGCGAGAACACGCGCGTGCTCGAGTGGATCCTCGCCCGCGCGCGCGGCGAGGGCAAGGCGGTCAAGACCCCGATCGGCTGGCTGCCGGCCCCGGGCGCGCTCGACCTGACCGGGCTGAACCTGTCCGACGGGGCGATGGACCAGCTCCTGGCGGTCAAGCCCGAGGAGTGGACCGCCGAGCTCGACAGCGTGAAGCCGTTCTTCGAGAAGTTCGCCGACAAGCTCCCCAAGGAGCTCTGGAACCAGTTCAACGCGCTGAAGGACCGCCTCAAGACGAAGGTCGCGGCCTAG
- a CDS encoding fumarylacetoacetate hydrolase family protein, whose product MILPGLSRPVGTIWCIGRNYAEHAKELGNEAPASPIVFLKPASALLLDGGVLRLPPDSRRVDHEVELVVAAGLSLMMAVGVDFTARDLQEADKKKGLPWASAKGRPGFAAVGNFLPLTVPSELELSVDGAVRQRGNTKDMIFTIERIIDHLDRTYGLAEGDLIFTGTPAGVAPVAAGARVEALLNGGESRLRLTVAA is encoded by the coding sequence ATGATCCTCCCCGGCCTGAGCCGCCCCGTCGGCACGATCTGGTGCATCGGCCGCAACTACGCCGAGCACGCCAAGGAGCTGGGCAACGAGGCGCCCGCCTCCCCGATCGTCTTCCTGAAGCCCGCGTCCGCGCTGCTGCTCGACGGCGGCGTCCTGCGCCTGCCGCCCGACAGCCGGCGCGTGGACCACGAGGTCGAGCTCGTCGTGGCCGCGGGCCTGAGCCTGATGATGGCCGTCGGCGTCGACTTCACCGCGCGCGACCTGCAGGAGGCCGACAAGAAGAAGGGCCTGCCCTGGGCCTCGGCCAAGGGGCGCCCGGGCTTCGCGGCCGTCGGGAATTTCCTGCCGCTGACCGTGCCGTCCGAGCTCGAGCTGAGCGTGGACGGCGCCGTGCGCCAGCGCGGGAACACGAAGGACATGATCTTCACGATCGAGAGGATCATCGACCACCTCGACCGGACCTACGGCCTCGCCGAGGGCGACCTGATCTTCACCGGGACCCCGGCCGGCGTGGCGCCGGTCGCCGCGGGCGCGCGCGTCGAGGCCCTCCTTAACGGGGGAGAGAGCCGTCTTCGCCTGACCGTC
- a CDS encoding ATP--guanido phosphotransferase, with the protein MQLHNMLRFKTKWAEAEGPQHEVVMSTRVRLARNLRGPFPGHLGPHTLKKTLDHAFNALKLADIKNAAFFKMGDLDGTDREFLVERHLASPLLAAHPSQRGVVVGDDETIVVMVNEEDHFRLAALLPGQQLRAAHASVDRLDDRLSSVLDFAFRDDLGYLTACPTNLGTGMRASCLVHLPALGMTGAVGKLLDGLSRAGLIARGLYGEGTRVVGDFFQLSNATGFGRTEGEILAALEKSVAAVCERENEARAALSAGSARIRLEDELHRSLALLAAARLLSFEECQHHLSRVRLGLAMGWKLPSDLSVVNELTLSTQPAHLDLLAQKDLSPLDRDALRASLVRRRLKAS; encoded by the coding sequence ATGCAGCTGCACAACATGCTGCGCTTCAAGACGAAATGGGCCGAAGCCGAGGGGCCGCAGCACGAGGTCGTGATGTCCACGCGCGTGCGCCTGGCGCGCAACCTGCGCGGGCCGTTCCCGGGCCACCTCGGCCCGCACACGCTGAAGAAGACCCTCGACCACGCCTTCAACGCGCTCAAGCTCGCCGACATCAAGAACGCGGCGTTCTTCAAGATGGGCGACCTGGACGGGACCGACCGGGAGTTCCTCGTCGAGAGGCATCTCGCCAGCCCGCTGCTGGCCGCGCACCCCTCCCAGCGCGGCGTCGTCGTCGGCGACGACGAGACGATCGTCGTCATGGTCAACGAGGAGGACCACTTCCGCCTGGCCGCGCTCCTGCCCGGGCAGCAGCTGCGCGCCGCGCACGCGAGCGTGGACCGTCTCGACGACCGCCTGTCCTCGGTATTGGATTTTGCGTTCCGGGATGATCTCGGCTACCTGACCGCCTGCCCCACGAACCTGGGCACCGGCATGCGCGCCTCGTGCCTCGTCCATCTGCCGGCCCTGGGCATGACCGGAGCCGTCGGCAAGCTGCTCGACGGCCTGAGCCGGGCGGGGCTGATCGCCCGCGGCCTATATGGGGAAGGCACGCGCGTCGTCGGCGACTTCTTCCAGCTCTCCAACGCCACGGGCTTCGGGCGCACCGAGGGCGAGATCCTCGCCGCGCTCGAGAAATCCGTCGCCGCCGTGTGCGAGCGCGAGAACGAGGCCCGCGCGGCGCTGTCCGCCGGCTCGGCCCGGATCCGGCTCGAGGACGAGCTGCACCGGTCCCTGGCCTTGCTCGCCGCCGCGCGCCTGCTGTCGTTCGAGGAATGCCAGCACCACCTCTCGCGCGTGAGGCTCGGCCTGGCGATGGGCTGGAAGCTGCCGTCGGACCTGTCCGTGGTCAACGAGCTGACCTTGTCCACCCAGCCCGCCCACCTCGACCTGCTGGCGCAGAAGGACCTCTCCCCCCTGGACCGCGACGCCCTGCGCGCGTCCCTCGTCCGCCGGCGGCTCAAGGCGTCCTAG
- a CDS encoding cation:proton antiporter: MPELDVVRFIAELLAILLSAKLFGELAERLGQPAVLGELIGGVVLGTGVFTFFHLNDPALALMSEVGVILLLFETGIHSDLGQLLKAGPTASAVASVGVVVPFALGWGLMTALGRGGMEAVFVGAALTATSVGITARVLSDMGKLHLPEAQIVLGAAVIDDVLGIVILSAVQGIAVSGTLQWAGVIKTILLSGGFLAAALWLGPYLSDALVKLVRRMRVRGVLVGLATCFAFALALAAHALGTAMIVGAFTAGILLARTDKKEDIDETIRPVVDVFAPVFFVMVGAKVDLAFFNPLDAGNHAALGLAALLIAAAVAGKMVSALAVPGRSLNRWAVGIGMIPRGEVGLIFAQIGFTAGLLDPALYAAVVTMVIVTTFLAPPLLKKALA; the protein is encoded by the coding sequence ATGCCCGAACTCGACGTCGTCCGGTTCATCGCCGAGCTCCTCGCCATCCTCCTCAGCGCCAAGCTGTTCGGGGAGCTCGCCGAGCGCCTGGGACAGCCCGCGGTCCTCGGCGAGCTGATCGGCGGCGTCGTGCTCGGCACGGGCGTCTTCACCTTCTTCCACCTCAACGACCCCGCCCTCGCTTTGATGTCCGAGGTCGGAGTGATCCTGCTCCTCTTCGAGACCGGCATCCACAGCGACCTGGGCCAGCTGCTCAAGGCCGGCCCGACCGCCTCGGCCGTCGCCTCGGTCGGCGTCGTCGTCCCCTTCGCGCTCGGCTGGGGGCTGATGACCGCGCTCGGCCGCGGCGGCATGGAGGCCGTCTTCGTCGGCGCCGCTCTGACCGCGACCAGCGTCGGAATCACCGCGCGCGTCCTCTCCGACATGGGCAAGCTGCACCTGCCCGAGGCGCAGATCGTGCTCGGCGCCGCGGTCATCGACGACGTGCTGGGCATCGTCATCCTCTCGGCGGTGCAGGGGATCGCCGTCTCCGGCACCCTGCAGTGGGCCGGCGTGATCAAGACGATCCTGCTGTCGGGAGGCTTCCTCGCCGCGGCGCTGTGGCTCGGCCCCTACCTGTCGGACGCCCTGGTCAAGCTCGTCCGCCGCATGCGCGTCCGGGGCGTCCTCGTCGGCCTCGCGACGTGCTTCGCGTTCGCGTTGGCCCTCGCGGCCCACGCCCTCGGGACGGCCATGATCGTCGGCGCCTTCACCGCCGGCATACTGCTCGCGCGCACCGACAAGAAGGAGGACATCGACGAGACGATCCGGCCGGTGGTGGACGTGTTCGCCCCCGTGTTCTTCGTCATGGTCGGAGCCAAGGTCGATCTCGCCTTCTTCAACCCGCTCGACGCCGGGAACCACGCCGCCCTCGGGCTCGCCGCGCTGCTGATCGCCGCGGCCGTCGCCGGCAAGATGGTCAGCGCGCTCGCCGTCCCCGGCCGGAGCCTCAACCGCTGGGCCGTCGGCATCGGCATGATCCCGCGAGGCGAGGTCGGCCTCATCTTCGCGCAGATCGGGTTCACGGCGGGCCTGCTCGATCCCGCCCTCTACGCCGCCGTGGTGACGATGGTCATCGTCACCACCTTCCTCGCTCCGCCGCTGCTGAAGAAGGCCCTCGCCTAG
- a CDS encoding DUF962 domain-containing protein yields MLDYARLSADYASSHRTEGNRRSHMIGIPLIVFAVVRWTQIGSFFPLAALVLPVYFLWNRRVGWIMTAFIALCAAVGAFTPLRASVAAFVVGWLFQIYGHAVHEKNRPALLDNLAHALVGPAFIAEKLLPR; encoded by the coding sequence ATGCTCGACTACGCCCGCCTGTCGGCCGATTACGCCTCGTCCCACCGGACCGAGGGCAACCGCCGCTCGCACATGATCGGCATCCCGCTGATCGTGTTCGCGGTCGTGCGCTGGACGCAGATCGGGTCCTTCTTCCCGCTTGCCGCTTTGGTCCTGCCGGTCTACTTCCTCTGGAACCGGCGCGTCGGCTGGATCATGACGGCGTTCATCGCGCTGTGCGCGGCCGTCGGCGCGTTCACGCCGCTGCGGGCCTCCGTCGCGGCGTTCGTCGTCGGCTGGCTGTTCCAGATCTACGGCCACGCGGTCCATGAGAAGAACCGGCCCGCGCTGCTCGACAACCTGGCGCACGCCCTGGTCGGGCCGGCCTTCATCGCCGAGAAGCTGCTCCCGAGATGA